ATGGTCTGTCGCCGTCCGGCGATGCGCCTGCACCCGTCAAATAGATAGTCCCGTTTTCATAAATGATTACGGATTCGCCGTTCGTAAGTGTTTTTGTAACAGGACGCCCGGGATTCCCGTATGCGTCCTGCATGCTTAGGTCAAAAATCTTCCTTGCCGGAGTTTCCGGTTTATCGGCATTTAAAAGAAATGTGGTTGCCCATCTCTTCTTCCAGTTGTATTCGGAGACAAATATTAAACCGTTTTCTTCAAGCCAGCTCGTACCGCTGTATCTGTGCTCAAGTTTTAGAATCTCTTTTGGAGACTGATTGAAAGGTGCGGATAGTGTAACGAGTTTATCTCTTAAAGGGGCTTCAACATCGGAATCGCCTCCGTCCAATGCTTCGACCCAGATTAATGTAGCGGGGGAAAGGGGCCGCCACTCTATACTGCGCGGACCTAATGGAACGCCGTTAAGCGGAATATCATCCGATGGCGGAAGGTCGGCAATCAGATGAACCTGCTCGCCTTTCTTATTCCAGACTTCAATTGAATGCGCAAATCCGTAATAGGGAATCTGATAGGAATAAGGTCTCTTAATTCTATCGGCAAGAATGTATTCGCCGTCAGGTGAAAAATTTACTGAAGTAAAAATGCCGGGCTTGTTCAGTTTTGTTCTTGTACCGTTTGAAATATTTATAATCTCCAGCTGCGATGTTGCGTAATAATCGAAAAGAACTTCATCGTTATAGGAAGTTAATAGATCCTGATAGGTTCTTCCTTTTGCAATCTTTCCGCCGGTTTCCTGTATATTCGGTCCGATCGGCACCTGATTAGCTTCTGGAGCCGCTCCGCGTTTTTCAGGTATCATATAAACAAGTAAATGTCTATTATCAGGCAGCCATGAGAATCCCTGACCGATTGTGAGGTTGAGTCCTTTGTTGATGAGTGACTTCGACTTGCCAGTTTTTGTATCAACCAGCCAGAGTTTAATTCCGTCGTTTAAAAACTGGGGGAGTGCAAACCATTTATCGTCGTTTGACCAGAGCGCTCCTCCGAACTTACCGCCTTCCGGAAGATCTGTCTTTACTTCTTTTCCTGTTTCAAGATTCCTTATTGTAAATCTCAATGCAAAGGAAGTCCTCTGCATACTGTTGTTGCTTGGAGTTATTCTCACTCCGGCTATCCGGAGTAACGGCTGGGACAGATACTCGATTGTCGGCATCGATTCCATTTCTGTAAGCAGCATGTATGTCCCTTGCGGACTAATAGAAGCGGAAGGAGTAAGAGGAGCGTCTACAATATCAATTACTTCCTTTGACGGTACTTTGTACTGCGTTTGTGCTATTAATATAAAAGGAATTAGAAGAATTGATATTAGTGTGAGGATTTTAGCAGACCTGTTCAATTCAACCTCCTGATTTTTATTTATGATTGATAAACCTGTTATCAATTTACCCGGGGGTACAAAAGGCGGGAAACGGAGTTTCAATTATTTATGAAATTTGCAAATCTGTCTATTTGTTTTTTATTTCTCTTCCGCCTAATTGATTAATTACTGCGCTGACTAGCGGATTTTCGTCTGAACCTGATACGGCTTTGTTCGACTTTGAATCGGATTTCCTCGATGCACCGCCTCTCTTCTTCCCGGCATTGTTGAATTCAATCTTCTTGCCGAATACTTCTTTTGTTTTTTTATCGAGGTAGGACTTGTTATCACTTATTATGTCCCAGTCATCGTTATGTTCTACTTCAATATTCAACTTATCATTGGAAAGATTGATGGGATTGGAATTAGTTAGAATCGAACCGAAAAACAGCTTATCGGTTTTAACCTGTTCAACAAAAAACTCCCATTTGGCAATGATATCTGTAAATTCGGATGAGTCGCGCGCTGTAGGCGCAACAAAGTTTTTTACTTCCGGTATCAGGACCTCATTTTTATCAACTATCCTTAAATTAGAAACAGGCTGATCTGGTTTTTTAGGTGCCGAACCTCCGCCGGGATTCGGCTGGTAGGACCGGACAGGTTCCGATACTGCACCTGAATTTAATTTTGTGATCAGGTCGGATATTGTCGCAGACCGTTCGAGGCCGATCAGATGACATAAGGCAATTTCAATCTTAAGTTTCTGATTGGCAGTTGAGCGCAGTTCATATTGTGTCTTGTTTATATAATTCAGAATTCTTAACAGGTCTCCTTCCGTGAACTTTTCACTGTACTCGAGGTATCTCTCTTTGTAGATCTCTGCTGCTTCTATCAGGTCGTTGTTTTTACGTATTACAACTGTCAGTATGTTTCTGAAATGCTCATTAAGCCCGTTCAGGAAGTCGACGAAGTTCCATCCGTTATCGTAAATTTTCTGGGAGGTCTCAAATGCCGCTTTGTAATTTTTGTCAACTATCGAATCGGAAATTACAAAATAGATCTCTTCGTCAATCAGGTTGAGCATTTTGGAGATTACGTCGCTCTGGACTTCGCCGCTGCTGAATGAAATCATCTGGTCGAACAGAGTCTGCGCGTCTCTCAATGCGCCGTCGGCTTTCTTAGCGATGATAGATAGGGCTATGTCGTCTATCGTTATCTTCTCGGCATCCGCGATTTCCTTAAGAAGCTTCTTAATCGCTCCCATCTCGATCCGCCTGAAATCGAATCTCTGGCAACGTGAAATAATTGTTAGAGGAACTTTGTGTACGTCGGTTGTTGCGAAAATAAATATCGTATGCTCCGGCGGCTCCTCAAGTGTTTTAAGAAGTGCGTTAAAAGATTCGGTCGTTAACATGTGCACTTCATCGATAATGTATACTTTGAACTTTCCTCTCGTCGGTGCGTACTTAACCGATTCACGCAATGTCCGTATCTCGTCT
This window of the Melioribacteraceae bacterium genome carries:
- a CDS encoding prolyl oligopeptidase family serine peptidase gives rise to the protein MNRSAKILTLISILLIPFILIAQTQYKVPSKEVIDIVDAPLTPSASISPQGTYMLLTEMESMPTIEYLSQPLLRIAGVRITPSNNSMQRTSFALRFTIRNLETGKEVKTDLPEGGKFGGALWSNDDKWFALPQFLNDGIKLWLVDTKTGKSKSLINKGLNLTIGQGFSWLPDNRHLLVYMIPEKRGAAPEANQVPIGPNIQETGGKIAKGRTYQDLLTSYNDEVLFDYYATSQLEIINISNGTRTKLNKPGIFTSVNFSPDGEYILADRIKRPYSYQIPYYGFAHSIEVWNKKGEQVHLIADLPPSDDIPLNGVPLGPRSIEWRPLSPATLIWVEALDGGDSDVEAPLRDKLVTLSAPFNQSPKEILKLEHRYSGTSWLEENGLIFVSEYNWKKRWATTFLLNADKPETPARKIFDLSMQDAYGNPGRPVTKTLTNGESVIIYENGTIYLTGAGASPDGDRPFLDKMILSTLEKERLYRCKEKTYEMIIDFAGNSRNKIVTRYESKTEVPNYFLVDLKTNERKPLTDFKDPAPQLTGMKKELIRYKRADGVDLSGTLYLPPNYKEGQRLPVVIWAYPIEYSDASTAGQVRGSQYRFTFFRGYSQLFFVTQGYALLDDAQMPVVGDPQTMNDTFIDQIVSSAKAAIDKLDEMGIGDPKRVGVGGHSYGAFMTANLLAHCDLFAAGIARSGAYNRTLTPFGFQSERRTYWEVPEIYYNLSPFMHANKVNEPILLIHGEADNNSGTFPIQSERFYQAVKGHGATARLVMLPHESHGYRARESVLHVLAEMFEWFDKHVKNKK
- the dnaX gene encoding DNA polymerase III subunit gamma/tau, which codes for MNYIVTARKWRPQTFAEVVGQEHITTTLKNAILNNRVAHAYLFAGPRGIGKTTTARILAKVLNCLNPQNGEPCNKCEMCNSFQTSQTLDIIEIDGASNRRIDEIRTLRESVKYAPTRGKFKVYIIDEVHMLTTESFNALLKTLEEPPEHTIFIFATTDVHKVPLTIISRCQRFDFRRIEMGAIKKLLKEIADAEKITIDDIALSIIAKKADGALRDAQTLFDQMISFSSGEVQSDVISKMLNLIDEEIYFVISDSIVDKNYKAAFETSQKIYDNGWNFVDFLNGLNEHFRNILTVVIRKNNDLIEAAEIYKERYLEYSEKFTEGDLLRILNYINKTQYELRSTANQKLKIEIALCHLIGLERSATISDLITKLNSGAVSEPVRSYQPNPGGGSAPKKPDQPVSNLRIVDKNEVLIPEVKNFVAPTARDSSEFTDIIAKWEFFVEQVKTDKLFFGSILTNSNPINLSNDKLNIEVEHNDDWDIISDNKSYLDKKTKEVFGKKIEFNNAGKKRGGASRKSDSKSNKAVSGSDENPLVSAVINQLGGREIKNK